In Vespa crabro chromosome 5, iyVesCrab1.2, whole genome shotgun sequence, a single window of DNA contains:
- the LOC124424179 gene encoding mothers against decapentaplegic homolog 4 isoform X4 → MVGLAGGGGHLYPSPPMQPNPELREMTGITPSAPTSADACLSIVHSLMCHRQGGESEGFSKRAIESLVKKLKEKRDELDSLITAITTNGAHPSKCVTIQRTLDGRLQVAGRKGFPHVIYARIWRWPDLHKNELKHVKYCQFAFDLKCDSVCVNPYHYERVVSPGIDPFFTDLSGLTLQSGVGVGPGSRLVKDEYTVGGGGAAAAGAIGAAMDVDGEMNQTIQHHPPTQPSTANNTPQPQQGFIPGLAPPNPTNGEGIFGSSGGGNSGNPHTKLDDSNCPRQTWIPTPHHSSTHNIHHRSQQQSLNAGSGSSSTQILSPPQGQSTDTFYGTTTPPQDINQPPTSVDALAASLGEGQNSPVSPVHLHHANGFTVGTATNPYNSGAPQWTGANTLTYTQSMQPPDHRHLHATSYWTGHGGDVGGNIGGLLSTQPAPEYWCSVGYFELDTQVGETFKVSSGCPTVTVDGYVDPSGGNRFCLGALSNVHRTEQSERARLHIGKGVVLDLRGEGDVWLRCQSEHSVFVQSYYLDREAGRAPGDAVHKIYPSAYIKVFDLRQCHKQMRGQAATAQAAAAAQAAAVAGHLTHGAPITKSLSAAAGIGVDDLRRLCILRLSFVKGWGPDYPRQSIKETPCWIEVHLHRALQLLDEVLHTMPIDGPRGIE, encoded by the exons ATGGTTGGATTGGCGGGCGGGGGAGGTCACCTTTATCCCTCGCCCCCAATGCAACCTAATCCAGAGC ttAGAGAAATGACTGGAATTACACCTAGCGCTCCAACAAGCGCAGATGCATGCTTAAGTATTGTACATTCTTTAATGTGTCATCGTCAAGGTGGTGAAAGTGAAGGATTCAGTAAACGTGCTATAGAATCATTGGTGAAAAAACTTAAA gaaaagagagatgagTTAGATAGCTTAATAACAGCAATTACTACAAATGGAGCACATCCCAGCAAATGTGTTACCATACAAAGAACACTTGATGGCAGGTTGCAAGTTGCTGGACGTAAAGGTTTCCCACATGTCATTTATGCACGGATCTGGAGATGGCCAgatttacataaaaatgaattaaaacatGTCAAATATTGTCAATTTGCTTTTGACTTAAAATGTGATTCTGTATGCGTGAATCCTTATCACTATGAAAGAGTTGTTTCACCTGGCATAG ACCCGTTCTTTACAGACCTGTCTGGATTGACACTGCAATCGGGAGTAGGTGTAGGACCAGGCAGCAGATTGGTGAAAGATGAATATACTGTTGGGGGTGGAGGAGCAGCAGCAGCTGGAGCAATAGGAGCAGCTATGGATGTTGACGGTGAAATGAATCAAACAATACAACATCATCCACCCACGCAACCTTCTACAGCAAATAATACACCGCAACCACAACAAGGTTTTATACCAGGTTTAGCTCCACCTAATCCAA CTAATGGTGAGGGTATATTTGGCAGTAGTGGGGGAGGGAATAGTGGTAACCCCCACACTAAATTGGACGACAGTAATTGCCCTAGGCAAACTTGGATCCCTACACCTCATCACTCTTCAACACATAACATACATCATC GTAGCCAGCAGCAGTCATTGAATGCAGGCAGTGGAAGCAGCAGTACTCAGATTTTGAGTCCTCCCCAAGGACAATCAACAGATACTTTTTATGGAACTACTACTCCACCTCAAGATATTAATCAACCACCAACAAGCGTTGATGCCTTGGCAGCTTCTTTgg GTGAAGGTCAAAATTCTCCTGTATCACCTGTACATCTTCATCATGCAAATGGATTTACTGTTGGCACGGCAACAAATCCGTATAATTCTGGAGCTCCACAATGGACAGGAGCTAATACACTTACTTACACACAAAGTATGCAACCTCCAGATCATAGACATCTTCATGCTACATCTTACT gGACTGGTCATGGAGGAGACGTTGGTGGAAATATTGGTGGATTATTGTCTACACAACCAGCACCTGAATATTGGTGTTCTGTTGGTTATTTCGAACTAGATACACAAGTAGGAGAAACTTTTAAAGTAAGCAGTGGTTGCCCAACTGTGACGGTAGATGGTTATGTAGACCCAAGTGGTGGTAATAGATTCTGTTTAGGAGCATTAAGTAATGTGCACAGAACAGAACAAAGTGAAAGAGCACGGCTTCACATag GAAAAGGAGTAGTGCTAGACTTAAGAGGTGAAGGAGATGTGTGGTTAAGATGCCAAAGCGAGCATAGCGTTTTTGTACAGTCTTATTATTTAGACAGAGAAGCTGGTCGAGCACCTGGAGATGCGGTACATAAGATATATCCTTCTGCATATATTAAAGTGTTTGATTTGCGTCAGTGTCATAAACAAATGAGAGGACAGGCAGCTACAGCTCaagctgctgctgctgcacAAGCAGCTGCTGTTGCTGGTCATCTTACACATGGAGCACCTATAACTAAAA GTTTAAGTGCAGCCGCAGGTATTGGAGTCGATGATCTTCGACGGCTTTGCATCTTACGTTTAAGTTTCGTGAAAGGATGGGGTCCTGATTATCCGAGACAAAGCATAAAGGAAACTCCATGTTGGATTGAg GTACATTTACACAGAGCTCTACAATTGTTAGATGAAGTGTTACATACTATGCCAATAGATGGTCCACGTGGTATTGAATAA
- the LOC124424179 gene encoding mothers against decapentaplegic homolog 4 isoform X1: MVGLAGGGGHLYPSPPMQPNPELREMTGITPSAPTSADACLSIVHSLMCHRQGGESEGFSKRAIESLVKKLKEKRDELDSLITAITTNGAHPSKCVTIQRTLDGRLQVAGRKGFPHVIYARIWRWPDLHKNELKHVKYCQFAFDLKCDSVCVNPYHYERVVSPGIDPFFTDLSGLTLQSGVGVGPGSRLVKDEYTVGGGGAAAAGAIGAAMDVDGEMNQTIQHHPPTQPSTANNTPQPQQGFIPGLAPPNPTNGEGIFGSSGGGNSGNPHTKLDDSNCPRQTWIPTPHHSSTHNIHHPVVHPMSHTVGSQQQSLNAGSGSSSTQILSPPQGQSTDTFYGTTTPPQDINQPPTSVDALAASLGEGQNSPVSPVHLHHANGFTVGTATNPYNSGAPQWTGANTLTYTQSMQPPDHRHLHATSYWTGHGGDVGGNIGGLLSTQPAPEYWCSVGYFELDTQVGETFKVSSGCPTVTVDGYVDPSGGNRFCLGALSNVHRTEQSERARLHIGKGVVLDLRGEGDVWLRCQSEHSVFVQSYYLDREAGRAPGDAVHKIYPSAYIKVFDLRQCHKQMRGQAATAQAAAAAQAAAVAGHLTHGAPITKSLSAAAGIGVDDLRRLCILRLSFVKGWGPDYPRQSIKETPCWIEVHLHRALQLLDEVLHTMPIDGPRGIE; encoded by the exons ATGGTTGGATTGGCGGGCGGGGGAGGTCACCTTTATCCCTCGCCCCCAATGCAACCTAATCCAGAGC ttAGAGAAATGACTGGAATTACACCTAGCGCTCCAACAAGCGCAGATGCATGCTTAAGTATTGTACATTCTTTAATGTGTCATCGTCAAGGTGGTGAAAGTGAAGGATTCAGTAAACGTGCTATAGAATCATTGGTGAAAAAACTTAAA gaaaagagagatgagTTAGATAGCTTAATAACAGCAATTACTACAAATGGAGCACATCCCAGCAAATGTGTTACCATACAAAGAACACTTGATGGCAGGTTGCAAGTTGCTGGACGTAAAGGTTTCCCACATGTCATTTATGCACGGATCTGGAGATGGCCAgatttacataaaaatgaattaaaacatGTCAAATATTGTCAATTTGCTTTTGACTTAAAATGTGATTCTGTATGCGTGAATCCTTATCACTATGAAAGAGTTGTTTCACCTGGCATAG ACCCGTTCTTTACAGACCTGTCTGGATTGACACTGCAATCGGGAGTAGGTGTAGGACCAGGCAGCAGATTGGTGAAAGATGAATATACTGTTGGGGGTGGAGGAGCAGCAGCAGCTGGAGCAATAGGAGCAGCTATGGATGTTGACGGTGAAATGAATCAAACAATACAACATCATCCACCCACGCAACCTTCTACAGCAAATAATACACCGCAACCACAACAAGGTTTTATACCAGGTTTAGCTCCACCTAATCCAA CTAATGGTGAGGGTATATTTGGCAGTAGTGGGGGAGGGAATAGTGGTAACCCCCACACTAAATTGGACGACAGTAATTGCCCTAGGCAAACTTGGATCCCTACACCTCATCACTCTTCAACACATAACATACATCATC CAGTAGTACATCCAATGAGTCACACCGTAGGTAGCCAGCAGCAGTCATTGAATGCAGGCAGTGGAAGCAGCAGTACTCAGATTTTGAGTCCTCCCCAAGGACAATCAACAGATACTTTTTATGGAACTACTACTCCACCTCAAGATATTAATCAACCACCAACAAGCGTTGATGCCTTGGCAGCTTCTTTgg GTGAAGGTCAAAATTCTCCTGTATCACCTGTACATCTTCATCATGCAAATGGATTTACTGTTGGCACGGCAACAAATCCGTATAATTCTGGAGCTCCACAATGGACAGGAGCTAATACACTTACTTACACACAAAGTATGCAACCTCCAGATCATAGACATCTTCATGCTACATCTTACT gGACTGGTCATGGAGGAGACGTTGGTGGAAATATTGGTGGATTATTGTCTACACAACCAGCACCTGAATATTGGTGTTCTGTTGGTTATTTCGAACTAGATACACAAGTAGGAGAAACTTTTAAAGTAAGCAGTGGTTGCCCAACTGTGACGGTAGATGGTTATGTAGACCCAAGTGGTGGTAATAGATTCTGTTTAGGAGCATTAAGTAATGTGCACAGAACAGAACAAAGTGAAAGAGCACGGCTTCACATag GAAAAGGAGTAGTGCTAGACTTAAGAGGTGAAGGAGATGTGTGGTTAAGATGCCAAAGCGAGCATAGCGTTTTTGTACAGTCTTATTATTTAGACAGAGAAGCTGGTCGAGCACCTGGAGATGCGGTACATAAGATATATCCTTCTGCATATATTAAAGTGTTTGATTTGCGTCAGTGTCATAAACAAATGAGAGGACAGGCAGCTACAGCTCaagctgctgctgctgcacAAGCAGCTGCTGTTGCTGGTCATCTTACACATGGAGCACCTATAACTAAAA GTTTAAGTGCAGCCGCAGGTATTGGAGTCGATGATCTTCGACGGCTTTGCATCTTACGTTTAAGTTTCGTGAAAGGATGGGGTCCTGATTATCCGAGACAAAGCATAAAGGAAACTCCATGTTGGATTGAg GTACATTTACACAGAGCTCTACAATTGTTAGATGAAGTGTTACATACTATGCCAATAGATGGTCCACGTGGTATTGAATAA
- the LOC124424179 gene encoding mothers against decapentaplegic homolog 4 isoform X2, translated as MVGLAGGGGHLYPSPPMQPNPELREMTGITPSAPTSADACLSIVHSLMCHRQGGESEGFSKRAIESLVKKLKEKRDELDSLITAITTNGAHPSKCVTIQRTLDGRLQVAGRKGFPHVIYARIWRWPDLHKNELKHVKYCQFAFDLKCDSVCVNPYHYERVVSPGIDPFFTDLSGLTLQSGVGVGPGSRLVKDEYTVGGGGAAAAGAIGAAMDVDGEMNQTIQHHPPTQPSTANNTPQPQQGFIPGLAPPNPTNGEGIFGSSGGGNSGNPHTKLDDSNCPRQTWIPTPHHSSTHNIHHLVHPMSHTVGSQQQSLNAGSGSSSTQILSPPQGQSTDTFYGTTTPPQDINQPPTSVDALAASLGEGQNSPVSPVHLHHANGFTVGTATNPYNSGAPQWTGANTLTYTQSMQPPDHRHLHATSYWTGHGGDVGGNIGGLLSTQPAPEYWCSVGYFELDTQVGETFKVSSGCPTVTVDGYVDPSGGNRFCLGALSNVHRTEQSERARLHIGKGVVLDLRGEGDVWLRCQSEHSVFVQSYYLDREAGRAPGDAVHKIYPSAYIKVFDLRQCHKQMRGQAATAQAAAAAQAAAVAGHLTHGAPITKSLSAAAGIGVDDLRRLCILRLSFVKGWGPDYPRQSIKETPCWIEVHLHRALQLLDEVLHTMPIDGPRGIE; from the exons ATGGTTGGATTGGCGGGCGGGGGAGGTCACCTTTATCCCTCGCCCCCAATGCAACCTAATCCAGAGC ttAGAGAAATGACTGGAATTACACCTAGCGCTCCAACAAGCGCAGATGCATGCTTAAGTATTGTACATTCTTTAATGTGTCATCGTCAAGGTGGTGAAAGTGAAGGATTCAGTAAACGTGCTATAGAATCATTGGTGAAAAAACTTAAA gaaaagagagatgagTTAGATAGCTTAATAACAGCAATTACTACAAATGGAGCACATCCCAGCAAATGTGTTACCATACAAAGAACACTTGATGGCAGGTTGCAAGTTGCTGGACGTAAAGGTTTCCCACATGTCATTTATGCACGGATCTGGAGATGGCCAgatttacataaaaatgaattaaaacatGTCAAATATTGTCAATTTGCTTTTGACTTAAAATGTGATTCTGTATGCGTGAATCCTTATCACTATGAAAGAGTTGTTTCACCTGGCATAG ACCCGTTCTTTACAGACCTGTCTGGATTGACACTGCAATCGGGAGTAGGTGTAGGACCAGGCAGCAGATTGGTGAAAGATGAATATACTGTTGGGGGTGGAGGAGCAGCAGCAGCTGGAGCAATAGGAGCAGCTATGGATGTTGACGGTGAAATGAATCAAACAATACAACATCATCCACCCACGCAACCTTCTACAGCAAATAATACACCGCAACCACAACAAGGTTTTATACCAGGTTTAGCTCCACCTAATCCAA CTAATGGTGAGGGTATATTTGGCAGTAGTGGGGGAGGGAATAGTGGTAACCCCCACACTAAATTGGACGACAGTAATTGCCCTAGGCAAACTTGGATCCCTACACCTCATCACTCTTCAACACATAACATACATCATC TAGTACATCCAATGAGTCACACCGTAGGTAGCCAGCAGCAGTCATTGAATGCAGGCAGTGGAAGCAGCAGTACTCAGATTTTGAGTCCTCCCCAAGGACAATCAACAGATACTTTTTATGGAACTACTACTCCACCTCAAGATATTAATCAACCACCAACAAGCGTTGATGCCTTGGCAGCTTCTTTgg GTGAAGGTCAAAATTCTCCTGTATCACCTGTACATCTTCATCATGCAAATGGATTTACTGTTGGCACGGCAACAAATCCGTATAATTCTGGAGCTCCACAATGGACAGGAGCTAATACACTTACTTACACACAAAGTATGCAACCTCCAGATCATAGACATCTTCATGCTACATCTTACT gGACTGGTCATGGAGGAGACGTTGGTGGAAATATTGGTGGATTATTGTCTACACAACCAGCACCTGAATATTGGTGTTCTGTTGGTTATTTCGAACTAGATACACAAGTAGGAGAAACTTTTAAAGTAAGCAGTGGTTGCCCAACTGTGACGGTAGATGGTTATGTAGACCCAAGTGGTGGTAATAGATTCTGTTTAGGAGCATTAAGTAATGTGCACAGAACAGAACAAAGTGAAAGAGCACGGCTTCACATag GAAAAGGAGTAGTGCTAGACTTAAGAGGTGAAGGAGATGTGTGGTTAAGATGCCAAAGCGAGCATAGCGTTTTTGTACAGTCTTATTATTTAGACAGAGAAGCTGGTCGAGCACCTGGAGATGCGGTACATAAGATATATCCTTCTGCATATATTAAAGTGTTTGATTTGCGTCAGTGTCATAAACAAATGAGAGGACAGGCAGCTACAGCTCaagctgctgctgctgcacAAGCAGCTGCTGTTGCTGGTCATCTTACACATGGAGCACCTATAACTAAAA GTTTAAGTGCAGCCGCAGGTATTGGAGTCGATGATCTTCGACGGCTTTGCATCTTACGTTTAAGTTTCGTGAAAGGATGGGGTCCTGATTATCCGAGACAAAGCATAAAGGAAACTCCATGTTGGATTGAg GTACATTTACACAGAGCTCTACAATTGTTAGATGAAGTGTTACATACTATGCCAATAGATGGTCCACGTGGTATTGAATAA
- the LOC124424179 gene encoding mothers against decapentaplegic homolog 4 isoform X3, with protein MVGLAGGGGHLYPSPPMQPNPELREMTGITPSAPTSADACLSIVHSLMCHRQGGESEGFSKRAIESLVKKLKEKRDELDSLITAITTNGAHPSKCVTIQRTLDGRLQVAGRKGFPHVIYARIWRWPDLHKNELKHVKYCQFAFDLKCDSVCVNPYHYERVVSPGIDLSGLTLQSGVGVGPGSRLVKDEYTVGGGGAAAAGAIGAAMDVDGEMNQTIQHHPPTQPSTANNTPQPQQGFIPGLAPPNPTNGEGIFGSSGGGNSGNPHTKLDDSNCPRQTWIPTPHHSSTHNIHHPVVHPMSHTVGSQQQSLNAGSGSSSTQILSPPQGQSTDTFYGTTTPPQDINQPPTSVDALAASLGEGQNSPVSPVHLHHANGFTVGTATNPYNSGAPQWTGANTLTYTQSMQPPDHRHLHATSYWTGHGGDVGGNIGGLLSTQPAPEYWCSVGYFELDTQVGETFKVSSGCPTVTVDGYVDPSGGNRFCLGALSNVHRTEQSERARLHIGKGVVLDLRGEGDVWLRCQSEHSVFVQSYYLDREAGRAPGDAVHKIYPSAYIKVFDLRQCHKQMRGQAATAQAAAAAQAAAVAGHLTHGAPITKSLSAAAGIGVDDLRRLCILRLSFVKGWGPDYPRQSIKETPCWIEVHLHRALQLLDEVLHTMPIDGPRGIE; from the exons ATGGTTGGATTGGCGGGCGGGGGAGGTCACCTTTATCCCTCGCCCCCAATGCAACCTAATCCAGAGC ttAGAGAAATGACTGGAATTACACCTAGCGCTCCAACAAGCGCAGATGCATGCTTAAGTATTGTACATTCTTTAATGTGTCATCGTCAAGGTGGTGAAAGTGAAGGATTCAGTAAACGTGCTATAGAATCATTGGTGAAAAAACTTAAA gaaaagagagatgagTTAGATAGCTTAATAACAGCAATTACTACAAATGGAGCACATCCCAGCAAATGTGTTACCATACAAAGAACACTTGATGGCAGGTTGCAAGTTGCTGGACGTAAAGGTTTCCCACATGTCATTTATGCACGGATCTGGAGATGGCCAgatttacataaaaatgaattaaaacatGTCAAATATTGTCAATTTGCTTTTGACTTAAAATGTGATTCTGTATGCGTGAATCCTTATCACTATGAAAGAGTTGTTTCACCTGGCATAG ACCTGTCTGGATTGACACTGCAATCGGGAGTAGGTGTAGGACCAGGCAGCAGATTGGTGAAAGATGAATATACTGTTGGGGGTGGAGGAGCAGCAGCAGCTGGAGCAATAGGAGCAGCTATGGATGTTGACGGTGAAATGAATCAAACAATACAACATCATCCACCCACGCAACCTTCTACAGCAAATAATACACCGCAACCACAACAAGGTTTTATACCAGGTTTAGCTCCACCTAATCCAA CTAATGGTGAGGGTATATTTGGCAGTAGTGGGGGAGGGAATAGTGGTAACCCCCACACTAAATTGGACGACAGTAATTGCCCTAGGCAAACTTGGATCCCTACACCTCATCACTCTTCAACACATAACATACATCATC CAGTAGTACATCCAATGAGTCACACCGTAGGTAGCCAGCAGCAGTCATTGAATGCAGGCAGTGGAAGCAGCAGTACTCAGATTTTGAGTCCTCCCCAAGGACAATCAACAGATACTTTTTATGGAACTACTACTCCACCTCAAGATATTAATCAACCACCAACAAGCGTTGATGCCTTGGCAGCTTCTTTgg GTGAAGGTCAAAATTCTCCTGTATCACCTGTACATCTTCATCATGCAAATGGATTTACTGTTGGCACGGCAACAAATCCGTATAATTCTGGAGCTCCACAATGGACAGGAGCTAATACACTTACTTACACACAAAGTATGCAACCTCCAGATCATAGACATCTTCATGCTACATCTTACT gGACTGGTCATGGAGGAGACGTTGGTGGAAATATTGGTGGATTATTGTCTACACAACCAGCACCTGAATATTGGTGTTCTGTTGGTTATTTCGAACTAGATACACAAGTAGGAGAAACTTTTAAAGTAAGCAGTGGTTGCCCAACTGTGACGGTAGATGGTTATGTAGACCCAAGTGGTGGTAATAGATTCTGTTTAGGAGCATTAAGTAATGTGCACAGAACAGAACAAAGTGAAAGAGCACGGCTTCACATag GAAAAGGAGTAGTGCTAGACTTAAGAGGTGAAGGAGATGTGTGGTTAAGATGCCAAAGCGAGCATAGCGTTTTTGTACAGTCTTATTATTTAGACAGAGAAGCTGGTCGAGCACCTGGAGATGCGGTACATAAGATATATCCTTCTGCATATATTAAAGTGTTTGATTTGCGTCAGTGTCATAAACAAATGAGAGGACAGGCAGCTACAGCTCaagctgctgctgctgcacAAGCAGCTGCTGTTGCTGGTCATCTTACACATGGAGCACCTATAACTAAAA GTTTAAGTGCAGCCGCAGGTATTGGAGTCGATGATCTTCGACGGCTTTGCATCTTACGTTTAAGTTTCGTGAAAGGATGGGGTCCTGATTATCCGAGACAAAGCATAAAGGAAACTCCATGTTGGATTGAg GTACATTTACACAGAGCTCTACAATTGTTAGATGAAGTGTTACATACTATGCCAATAGATGGTCCACGTGGTATTGAATAA
- the LOC124424179 gene encoding mothers against decapentaplegic homolog 4 isoform X5, with protein MVGLAGGGGHLYPSPPMQPNPELREMTGITPSAPTSADACLSIVHSLMCHRQGGESEGFSKRAIESLVKKLKEKRDELDSLITAITTNGAHPSKCVTIQRTLDGRLQVAGRKGFPHVIYARIWRWPDLHKNELKHVKYCQFAFDLKCDSVCVNPYHYERVVSPGIDPFFTDLSGLTLQSGVGVGPGSRLVKDEYTVGGGGAAAAGAIGAAMDVDGEMNQTIQHHPPTQPSTANNTPQPQQGFIPGLAPPNPSSQQQSLNAGSGSSSTQILSPPQGQSTDTFYGTTTPPQDINQPPTSVDALAASLGEGQNSPVSPVHLHHANGFTVGTATNPYNSGAPQWTGANTLTYTQSMQPPDHRHLHATSYWTGHGGDVGGNIGGLLSTQPAPEYWCSVGYFELDTQVGETFKVSSGCPTVTVDGYVDPSGGNRFCLGALSNVHRTEQSERARLHIGKGVVLDLRGEGDVWLRCQSEHSVFVQSYYLDREAGRAPGDAVHKIYPSAYIKVFDLRQCHKQMRGQAATAQAAAAAQAAAVAGHLTHGAPITKSLSAAAGIGVDDLRRLCILRLSFVKGWGPDYPRQSIKETPCWIEVHLHRALQLLDEVLHTMPIDGPRGIE; from the exons ATGGTTGGATTGGCGGGCGGGGGAGGTCACCTTTATCCCTCGCCCCCAATGCAACCTAATCCAGAGC ttAGAGAAATGACTGGAATTACACCTAGCGCTCCAACAAGCGCAGATGCATGCTTAAGTATTGTACATTCTTTAATGTGTCATCGTCAAGGTGGTGAAAGTGAAGGATTCAGTAAACGTGCTATAGAATCATTGGTGAAAAAACTTAAA gaaaagagagatgagTTAGATAGCTTAATAACAGCAATTACTACAAATGGAGCACATCCCAGCAAATGTGTTACCATACAAAGAACACTTGATGGCAGGTTGCAAGTTGCTGGACGTAAAGGTTTCCCACATGTCATTTATGCACGGATCTGGAGATGGCCAgatttacataaaaatgaattaaaacatGTCAAATATTGTCAATTTGCTTTTGACTTAAAATGTGATTCTGTATGCGTGAATCCTTATCACTATGAAAGAGTTGTTTCACCTGGCATAG ACCCGTTCTTTACAGACCTGTCTGGATTGACACTGCAATCGGGAGTAGGTGTAGGACCAGGCAGCAGATTGGTGAAAGATGAATATACTGTTGGGGGTGGAGGAGCAGCAGCAGCTGGAGCAATAGGAGCAGCTATGGATGTTGACGGTGAAATGAATCAAACAATACAACATCATCCACCCACGCAACCTTCTACAGCAAATAATACACCGCAACCACAACAAGGTTTTATACCAGGTTTAGCTCCACCTAATCCAA GTAGCCAGCAGCAGTCATTGAATGCAGGCAGTGGAAGCAGCAGTACTCAGATTTTGAGTCCTCCCCAAGGACAATCAACAGATACTTTTTATGGAACTACTACTCCACCTCAAGATATTAATCAACCACCAACAAGCGTTGATGCCTTGGCAGCTTCTTTgg GTGAAGGTCAAAATTCTCCTGTATCACCTGTACATCTTCATCATGCAAATGGATTTACTGTTGGCACGGCAACAAATCCGTATAATTCTGGAGCTCCACAATGGACAGGAGCTAATACACTTACTTACACACAAAGTATGCAACCTCCAGATCATAGACATCTTCATGCTACATCTTACT gGACTGGTCATGGAGGAGACGTTGGTGGAAATATTGGTGGATTATTGTCTACACAACCAGCACCTGAATATTGGTGTTCTGTTGGTTATTTCGAACTAGATACACAAGTAGGAGAAACTTTTAAAGTAAGCAGTGGTTGCCCAACTGTGACGGTAGATGGTTATGTAGACCCAAGTGGTGGTAATAGATTCTGTTTAGGAGCATTAAGTAATGTGCACAGAACAGAACAAAGTGAAAGAGCACGGCTTCACATag GAAAAGGAGTAGTGCTAGACTTAAGAGGTGAAGGAGATGTGTGGTTAAGATGCCAAAGCGAGCATAGCGTTTTTGTACAGTCTTATTATTTAGACAGAGAAGCTGGTCGAGCACCTGGAGATGCGGTACATAAGATATATCCTTCTGCATATATTAAAGTGTTTGATTTGCGTCAGTGTCATAAACAAATGAGAGGACAGGCAGCTACAGCTCaagctgctgctgctgcacAAGCAGCTGCTGTTGCTGGTCATCTTACACATGGAGCACCTATAACTAAAA GTTTAAGTGCAGCCGCAGGTATTGGAGTCGATGATCTTCGACGGCTTTGCATCTTACGTTTAAGTTTCGTGAAAGGATGGGGTCCTGATTATCCGAGACAAAGCATAAAGGAAACTCCATGTTGGATTGAg GTACATTTACACAGAGCTCTACAATTGTTAGATGAAGTGTTACATACTATGCCAATAGATGGTCCACGTGGTATTGAATAA
- the LOC124424281 gene encoding transmembrane emp24 domain-containing protein eca, translating into MLKQRNIIFLLVCVLFKHGTGLYFHIGETERKCFIEEIPDETKVLVHYKVELYDPRSDGFMQSSPGIGMHVEIRDPDDKPILSRVYSSEGRIAFTSHTPGEHVICLYSNSTAWFGGSQLRVHLDIQVGEQAIDYANVAQKEKLSELQLRIRQLIDQVEQITKEQNYQRYREERFRQTSESTHRRVLWWSIFQTIILLIMGAWQIRHLKYFFEAKKLV; encoded by the exons ATGTTAAAacaacgaaatattatttttctccttgttTGCGTTTTGTTTAAACATGGAACTGGATTATACTTTCATATCGGTGAAACCGAACGAAAATGTTTCATTGAAGAAATTCCTGATGAAACGAAAGTATTAG TTCATTATAAGGTGGAATTATATGATCCAAGAAGCGATGGATTTATGCAAAGTAGTCCTGGAATTGGTATGCATGTTGAAATCAGAGATCCCGATGATAAACCTATTCTTTCAAGAGTATACAGTTCTGAAGGAAGAATTGCCTTTACCTCGCATACACCTGGAGAACATGTTATCTGTTTGTATTCAAACAGTACTGCATGGTTCGGTGGCTCACAACTG agAGTACACTTAGATATTCAAGTAGGAGAGCAAGCTATTGATTATGCTAACGTAgcacagaaagaaaaattatccgAATTGCAATTAAGAATTCGCCAACTTATAGATCAGGTTGAACAAATAACCAAAGAGCAAAATTATCAACGA taTCGAGAAGAACGTTTCAGACAAACATCAGAAAGTACTCATCGTCGTGTATTGTGGTGGTCTATTTTccaaacaattattttattaattatgggCGCATGGCAAATAAGacatcttaaatatttttttgaagcAAAAAAATTAgtctaa